In one Molothrus ater isolate BHLD 08-10-18 breed brown headed cowbird chromosome 6, BPBGC_Mater_1.1, whole genome shotgun sequence genomic region, the following are encoded:
- the RHOD gene encoding rho-related GTP-binding protein RhoD: protein MQRERGEQSPGAPETEVKAVIVGDGGCGKTSLLVAFAKGDFPKVYVPTVFEKYTASLQVAGKPVKIHLWDTAGQEDYDRLRPLSYSDANVVLMCFDVTDSNSFDNILTKWYPEVNHFCKGVPVLLVGCKTDLRQDQEVLQKLKDGRIEPVSRQQGEAMARQVRAVSYMECSARYQDNVGNIFVTACSAAISAARRRQRKAGPRRVCSIL from the exons ATGCAGCGGGAGCgcggggagcagagcccaggagcccCCGAAACCGAGGTCAAGGCTGTCATCGTGGGGGATGGCGGCTGCGGGAAGACGTCGCTGCTGGTGGCCTTCGCCAAAGGGGACTTCCCCAAG gtCTATGTCCCCACCGTGTTCGAGAAGTACACGGCGTCCCTCCAGGTTGCCGGCAAGCCCGTGAAGATCCAcctgtgggacacagcag GACAGGAAGACTATGACAGGCTTCGCCCTCTGTCCTACTCAGATGCCAACGTTGTCCTCATGTGCTTTGATGTCACCGACTCCAACAGCTTTGACAACATCCTAACAAAG TGGTACCCGGAGGTGAACCACTTCTGCAAGGGGGTCCCGGTGCTGCTGGTGGGCTGCAAGACAGACCTGCGGCAGGaccaggaggtgctgcagaagCTGAAGGACGGACGGATAGAGCCCGTCTCCCGCCAGCAG GGAGAGGCCATGGCCCGGCAGGTCCGCGCCGTGTCCTACATGGAGTGCTCGGCCAGGTACCAGGATAACGTCGGGAACATCTTCGTGACAGCCTGCAGTGCCGCCATCAGTGCCGCCCGCCGGAGGCAGCGCAAGGCGGGACCCAGGAGGGTCTGCTCCATCCTCTGA